A region of the Antedon mediterranea chromosome 4, ecAntMedi1.1, whole genome shotgun sequence genome:
catttcttagctcagtcacaaccatgatagggacttatatattttgtttcatgttttgaagtataataagtccaatttccaggacctccaactctatttttctaaattttctttgaacttttattttttaaattgaaaaatatggattgaaacagtaatcgcgcatcgtttttttgcacgcagtattttatttatgcattataaaaaatggaaaaaatggctaccctaaatctgaataaaatgacctcaaatgacgctagaacgcgttgcttccgggggcttcgccccctggacccccaccggggggcccttggcggccccctggcccccagccttgtgatcctcgcttcgctcgcatagccccccctcgtcggggaatgtagcccccgcgtcgggaagatcctggcgccacatCTGTTAAAATCACGGCATATTCAACGACCtggtttaaacgatcgtttaaaaattGGCGGTCCGGCTcgattacattatatttagtgatttgaaaaaaacaaaacacctcTTTTGTCATGATGTCATCGCGATGTGTTTATGAGAATCATCGACGggaaagcaaataaaacaacaagggtcatgaaatgctgcagcattgttaatattttaatagtaatacgttttaataaaatttagccctaacgggataattttcataggcatacagtcctagcctttgtttttattgtacttaataaatGGGCGCGTAGTATAGTAGCACTGACCATGTGGCTTCATCAACATTGATCGTCTGAGGTACCGCTACTCTACAATACGGGAGTGACGATCACAAAGGATGCCGACCTGCTTAGTGGAACGCGACCAAGCTCACCACGTGGCTTTTATCAACTTGCTCCTTTTACACTTAACTGTGAATGATCGTTGGTAACGCTAGAGATTGATAGTACACAAAGGATGTCGACGTACATGCTTGGTGGAATGCGATCAAGCTGACGATGTGCTCCGACGTACTATTTTCACTATGAAAATGTGCAAACCATCGGTGATTGATGACCGTCGAAACGAtacgtgtttttaaaatctatttaattttttaaaaaaatatgcccccgctagatccgccactggaaCCATACCCTCGAAATTTTTttctctataggcctaccaGCAAACAATTTTACGTTTTGGTAACGTTATAATTACGTTATTTTTTGGTTATAAAAACGTTTTCTAATAACGTTGTACGAACGCAAAAATGTCGACCTTTTTATACGACTTTATAACGTCCAAAATAACGTTCAAAATAACGTGTTTATAACGTTTTTTGAACGTCCTCAATAATGTTCATAAATAACGTGTTAAATACGTATTTATAACTTCTACAATAACGTTGCACGAACGAGAAAATGTCGACCTTTTTATACGACTTTTTAACGTCCAAAATAACGTGTTTATAACGTTTTTTGAACGTCCTCAATAATGTTCAGAAATAACGTGTTAAATACGTATTTATAACTTCTACAATAACGTTGCACGAACGAGAAAATGTCGACCTTTTTATACGACTTTATAACGTCcaaaataacattcaaaataaCGTGTTTATAACGTCTTTTGAACGTCATCAATAATGTTCATAAATAACGTATTCAAAACGTATATACAAGTTCTGCAATAACGTTGATAAAAAACGTGTCCTAAACgtttttttaacgttttatGTAATGTTTGTAAATGACGTGTTTGCAACATGTTTTTAACGTCCAAAATAACATTCATACATAACGTATGCAACGCGTTTTTATAACGTCCTAAAAATGTTCACAATTAACGTGTTAGGAACGTGCCTTCTACGTTTGTAAATGACGTATTTGCTACGTGTTTTTAACGTTctcaatgtttttaaataacgtATGTAAGGCGTAATTATGACTTTCGCACATACGAACTAGTAACGTTCATTATAACGTACCAGATACATTTTCAAATCGTAGTTTGATAATGTTACATCATAAACTTTTTACCACTGACGACGTATTTATAACGTCCATATTTGACGTCCTGAAAATGTAATACTAGTTATATACAACGATTTGGCTAACGTTACCACATATTATATATAGTGTTCTGCAGATATACGCGTTACATAGCTCGTTATTTGTTAAAACATGTAGTTAGTACTGTATAAGACATATAAAaacaagcaatttaaaatgaaatattgtttttgatttaTTCTATTATCTGATTAAAAAAagacatacagtattgcaaATAGCTTAAGAGGTAGGAACTTGATTATTATTAGAGAGCTTTCGCTATTTTTGATCAGGAACGAGAACCAGCAGTAATTACCCGTTCTCGATGATACGGAGATCGATAATGAGAAACATTGTTCCTAAACGAGAATGAGCAAATTTGCCTATAAGTCGTCCTCCTCTCTGCTGTCTGGCACATTCCGTTCCTGAAAAGATAACAAATTGTAAAACTaggtaaataaaattatctCTTAGCAGcaagtctttaaaaaaaaaatttaagtgTTACTagtttacaaaattaaattattgtcaTTCTAATCGAATTTTCCCCAcgtttaaattataaatgattTTGGCTATTGACtatttggtgttttttatgtGGTGGTTGCACATTCcctattaaatttacattacagTATGTAGTTGTTATGTTTATTTCGTATTGGATAGTGTTGTTGGGTCTAAATACCAAGCCCTATCAGTATAGTACCAGACGTTAGTTGTAATTTACTTTATTCCAACATTTGTATCCCGTAACTTTACATTAATTATTCGTTTGAGTGCGATTGTACGAATGTGTTTTATTGCTTTATATACCACTTGGTGAAACTGAACAATAATGACTAGTATATTTTAGTTTGTAAACTATTTAGTCTTTAAACTGATGCAGACTATAGTAAACTTCATCATTACAATATGAGTGATACGTAAAAGCATGGAGGAATAAGTTATTTCGCcatggtaaaaaataaataaatgataaatcaaattaaatttattcttaCCTTGTATCTTGAGCCACCTGGTCTGTTGGGAGCATGCTTCAGTGTTTCAGCAATCTCTATCTCACATTGCTTCAATATTTTGTGGGTGAGCTCGCATACACGATTCTAAAGATGAACAATTTGAATGAGAGTTATTAGTCACAATGTACacatttaaaactttaaaattcgGTATTAGCAGTAAACATTAATGCCATTATGACATAAATTGTTGTTAGTAAATAAACGACTTATAATTTAGAAAGTTCAGTACTTTTACATTATGCGCGCGCCGAACACATAAGTACTAATGTGCATGAGCACATTTGGTTTTAAGCGTCTAGTATTATTTGTCTTATTTGACCTCCTTTCAcacttctttgtttttttttaaagtacaagtatccctatatatttttttcaaattagtttgattacctTATTGTTTATTACTATGATACCTGTTATCATTGTTTCACATAACTTGTGTgtgaaaaaaattgaataaaagaaaagaaaagaaagaaaacttGAACTTCAAATACAACTTGTTAACGGCTACTTAAAAAAGTCCTACAGAGAAGCGACCGATGTTTCCGTTATTTCTTCTATCTTGTCATTTGCTacgataataaaaaaaaaatatttcaataggCATAGTCTGTGAGAATATACCTGTTATATAACTTGCCAAAAAACAAAGTATAAATATTAGcaactactactgtatacttGACAACATTATTTCGCAAGTACTGTAATAATGAAGGTAACTcaatgtttaaaatagagcAACTATGACTTACTATGTATTGTTACCGACTCTTGAGCCATGCTGTCATCACTTTCACTATcatctataattaaattaaaaataacacattattaatttaacataagtctttgtttaaattgattttcttttaaacgCTTAACTTAATTACTTTTTGGTTCCATTTTTTTCAAAAGTATTCCCAAGATGAGAAAGAGAAAACATTGACAGTATGGGttttgctaaaccccgcaaacctcccaaaaaacatagcaaaccccaccgaactaacataaaagtgattgaatcatgtactgtacgacccactgggtatatccatgtaaaaaaaaaaaattaaatttctactgttttttctctttcgtgggggtcacccacatttattcattccttttacaaatatatattacataacatacatacatttttataaaataaagaacaataaaatgcaatataacagctaaaaaggcactatatctatacatgtacataaaatcgatggagtaaaagtatgctttaaaaacgtacattttatgtttattgcaagttatagtaaaagtacaactatttatcatttaaatttactttatattaagaaatgtattaaaaagtagctgtttcttttattatatCTTAAATCAGTACTCacaatttgtttctttatttcttttgacCTTATATTACATCcgttacaaataattatatacacaCATACACACATTAATATACCTATTTACATTTACGAATCAGTTTAATATAGgtattataaacacattatatgcTACTTTTTATGTTTTGGCCTTGTATAACATTTGTTTCACTCCACTATTTCTATTCCTTTAAAGTTCTTTTCTTACTATGTTGGCCCTTTACATTTACCAGTTTGTTTACTTATATGCTTGACCGTGTGTTTCAGTCTATGTTTTACcctaatacatttatttctatcATGTATTAGTTTTAGTATAAGTCTAGGTGTTAGTTTTACACTACAGCTTGtactagttttatatttttcttattttatgaattctaataatttaattttaacatcatTCCATTTTATAACTGCTTTATACTGATTACATGCGTATTCATTTTCTAtaagattttttaattcaaacttAAACATATTCAAGATACTTTTTGATTCGTTACCCATCATGTTATCTAATAAACTAAGCCTTATGCGGGATTTGTATATACAAAACGTAAAGATAGATGTTAGCTCATTTACAAGTTTATCTTTGGAACCAGTAACTATATCAAACCAATGTATTGGCGTTTCATTGGGAAAACATTCAACAATAAGATTATTGAATTTCCTCCAAACTGGCTTAATCACTTTACACTTAAGTAACATATGTTCTTCGTTTTCTATCACATTCTTACATCTATCGCAAATATTAGTTTTAGACAATTTCCAAATATGTAATCTTTTATTACAAACAAGTATGCgatgtaaaagtttaaaattgaattgcGCAACTTTTACCATATGTTTCATATCTTTGACTTTATTATTCCATATTTTGTTCCATACCATAGTCTTATTTAAAAACTCTGCTTCCCATTTTACTTGGGAGATTGGCACTGTCTTTAGTTCAAATATAAACTTATCATAAAAAcctgttttaacattttttgatttgaataattcatttttaatatcaacattaaCTTGTTCTTTCTCTAATCTATGTCGTGCCAATACTTCCTTCCATTCAATAGGAATAGCATTCATGAGCTTGAAGTATTCTATTATCCCATTATGCTTTACTAATAACGTGGGAATTAAATCTCTAAGACTTACAATTGTGTTATTGACCAAAATGTCACCAATTGTTTTATAGCCCGACTTTAACCAATCTTTGAAGTATAAAGACTTTCCGTCTGACAGTATATGTTTATTTTCCCACAAGGTTTGAGATTTAATTTCCTGTACATTTTGAGGATCtaacatttcaatattatttattttcacaattgcattaatcatatttaaataaaattcaggcataatttgtaattgtttatgcTCTTCAAAATTAAGCCTACTTATCTCTAATGTACATTCTATAGGGTACATGTAATATTTTGGAATACATTTCCACTTGCCTGGGTCTGGGCTAAGTAGTCTCTTAACCCAGTTTAGCTTTAACGAGTTCACAACTACATAAAAATCAATCATATTAACCCCTCCttcttctattttatttataagtgTTTTCCTcttaatcttttcttttttatttcccCATAGGAATCTATACAGTAACTTCTCTACCATTGGAAATACATGTTTTGGTACATTGATAATACTagcattgtatattaattttgaaattgctagacttttaattattatcatttttccaAAGAAGGTAAGGTGTCGTTTTTCCCATAGCCTTAAAGTATGTTCTAACTCCATAATTTTATCAtcccagttttttttttcacaaacacCTTTTTTATAGCCTACATAAATTCCGAGGAATTTCACTGGCTCTTTCGTCCAAGTGATACCACAAGGGGTTGCTAGGTTATTCTGAATTGATCCAATCCAGATTCCTTTACATTTTCCTTTATTTAGCTTCAACcctgaaatattacaaaatgcATTGATTTCagtgaaaaaatattttaaactattttcacCTGATGTAAAAATCACAGTGTCATCAGCGAGCTGAGCTATTTTCAccatattatcaatatttttattctcAGGTAATTCAATTCCCTTACACAAtgaattattctttatatttattgCCATTACCTCGACTACAACTGTAAACAATAGTGCAGACAACGGGCAACCTTGACGTACTCCACATTCCATATTAAAACTGTTTGAAACCCATCCGTTATTTTTAACCATACATCTAGTGCCTGTGTATATTACATTTATCCAATGTACAAAAGATAAACCAAAACCAAACTTTCTTAGAACATTTAACATTAGCTTTCTATCTATTGAGTCGAATGCCTTAGCAAAGTCAAGAAAAATCATGGCTCCTGGTATTTGCTTTTCTTTCGTATAAGACAACACATCTTCAACTAGTCTAATATTTTCTCCTCCAAATCTCTCATTAATATATCCTTTTTGATCATTACTGATAATAGACCCTAATACTTTTTTTAGTCTGTTTGAAAGAGCATGTGCCATTATTTTGTAATCTACATTTAGCAATGTAATTGGTCTCCAGTTTTCGAGACACTCTCTCTTTCCACTCttaaataaaagatttattACACCTAACCTCTGTGAGTTACTTAAACTCTTATTGTtgtaactgtaatttaaagaattaCACAAAATATCTTTTAGATATTCCCAAAAATGACGATAGAATTCGACACTTAGTCCATCGGAACCCGGACTTTTATTCAACTTCATGTTAGATATTGCTTTTGTTAGTTCTCCTTCTGTTAATATTCCCTCACATTCTATTTTATCTTTTTCTGATAGTTTTTTAACTGTAGTATTtcgtaaatatttatttatttcattttctgttaGAATTTTATTTGAATACAGATGTTCATAGAATCTAATTTGTTCCTCTAGTATCTCGTGAACATCCGTAGTATGTTTTCCATTCCTTTTTAAGAGCATGgtaatatgttttctttttgcattgtttttctccaatcctaaaaaaaaaatgttatttttttctcCCTTTTCAAACCATTTAACCCTTGATCTGACTATGGCGCCTTTTGCTTCACAATGATAAATCTTATCTAAGtcattagttttattttttaatttttcttctATATTTTGATCGTATGCGATATTAAGCTTGTTCGTTAATACATTGACTTCCTTAGTTAGGTTTAGCTTATTAACAttcatctctttttttttacttgcaCAGAATTTAGctgaaaattcttttatttttattttaagtagTTCCCACAGCAAGTCTGGAGTAagattaatttcatttttttttacattttcaataattctttttatttttatgttgtaTTCTTCATCTTTAAGAATACTACAGTTAATTTTCCATATTCCTGGACCAgctttttgttgattatttaatatttttaatgagaTAGCCTGATGATCAGAACATATTGATGGTCTAATGTCGGTAGACATCACATCACCATTTTTATAAAGGGCACTTGAGATGCACCACAGATCCAACCTCCTGTACGTGCTTTTTCGTCTCCAAGTAAATTGGGTTTTTGTTTTGTGATATTGTCTCCATAtatctattaatttattttttgtcatgCAATTCTTTAACACAGATGGTGACTTGTCGTATTGATTTACACTATTTTTTTGATCtaattttctttctaaaatgCAATTCATATCACCTCCAATTATTGTATAttcttcttttttaaaacacatcaattcaatctttttttctaattttttgaAGAAGTTTGCTctttctttgtaattattaggtgcatatacattaataaaattaaacaccTTCTCATTATATCTTACTTTAAGAATAAGCATTCTACCTTCTTCGTCTGTATATTTACATTCAATATCACTTTGATCAAATCCTGGCttaaaaaatattgatacaCCTCTACTATTAGTTGTACCAAAACTATGAAACATGGCCCCATTCCACAACAAATTGTTACATCTTATAGATTTCTGATCAAAGTGTGTTTCTTGGAGGAATGCAACATTAAATTTTTGATCTTCCAgccatttaaatatttttttcttcttataATTTTCTCTAATCCCTCTAACATTTAGCGATATTAGATGTAGGTAgtcattttttttgttgtttttcataattatttttgttcgttttttttttgtttttgttttttctaattcaataattatatcaaatttACAGTTGAAGCAAGAACAACGTAATTTAACTTACTGAATCAGATTTTCTATCTTTCTTTTCAACATTTTTCTCTCCACTTTCAGTAAGCTTTTTCTTTTTGCTAGATGCAAACTGGTCTCTAGCAACTATTGCTTTGGTATTAGAGGCATCCGTTGTGCTAGTAGTTGCGAAATCTGTAATTGGTCTCATACCCATGTTTATACTACTTGCTCTCTCACCAGCTTTATTTGTCTGCTCAACATTgcttgcttttttttttatctcgtTTTCTTTGCTTCTTCTTTTCATTCTTTTGGTCTTGTGGTTGCATTTTTTCATTATCTTTCTGATTTATTGTTTTCACTCTGTCTATGGCTTCCTTCATTATTTGCTGTACCTTTTCATCTAATTCTATAGATTCGGGCTTATTTGTTGGCATAACTGGTTTGTTAAGCAGTTCTTCTAGAACTACTATGACGTTGCTTGTTGCTTCATCTTGTTTATTCTCTTCTTCAATGATGTCTAATATCTTTTCTTCCTCTTCTTCATCTTCCTCTTCTATGTCTACTTTCTCTTCCTCTTCTACATTCATTAATGTTTCCTCTTCTATATCTACTTCCACTTGCACTTCCTCTCCCATTCCTACCTCTATTTCTTTTACTTCGTGCGGGTATTCTTCCTCATTGTCAATCCACTTAGTGATATTTGTTGCAAGCTTTGGTAATGTATTTGTCGAGTTTATAACTAATTTgtgtggtaggcctacatatttatCACCTTTACAGTTTTTGGCAAAGTGGCCTGACATATTGCATTTGTGACATATTATACTGTCCATCTTTTTCGGGCATTCATTAATTTTATGTCCAGTTAGACCGCATTCGAAACATGTAATTTCGAATTTCTGGTCTTTGTGAAAGAGCCTAGCActgaagttattcactttaatgaatcTTGGCAAGCTTCCTTTGAAGCGCTCTACAAAGATGGCACGATCACCGTTCAGAAAACGGGATAGTTTTCCCTGTATTCTGAATTTAATAAGTTGTATCTCTCCAATAATCTTACATCCTAATTTTTTTAAGGCGTTAGTTATCTCCTCATTTCTGACTGACAGAGGTATGTCTTTCACTAAAACTCTTATCAAGTTCTCATCTGCGTTGATGTATGGGTTTAAGTCATATACAGTCACTTGCTTTCCTTTTATGCTGAGTCCAGAAGTTATTACTTTGACTCTTTCTCCGTGATCATTTATATAGATCCTCCATAAGTTTTTCACTTTTTGAGTACCAATTAGGTTGTCACAATTGATTACGTCTGTCAAAGCAAAATATATGTCTTCTTCTTTTATATAATCTTCGTTTTTGTTCCGAATGTCGTCGTCTTTGACAAATACCGGCTTAACCCGTGTATTAGGTTGTGTTACTGTCTCCATCGCAACAAGCGGTTTCAAGGACAAAGAAGAATTACTAGAGCGTGAAGCGTGCGTACACAAGTAAAGCTAGGCTCTAATCCTTTGTTGCTATAGGTTGCTAGTGTAAACAATTGTCTCACCAATCAATCACTTCTTTTCACCGGTATTTTGTGGCTCTTTGATCAATCTGTTATTGAACACGGGGCTACGTAGATTTACACCTCAAAGTACGATCATAGGTTTCTAAATAACACGATTTAGACAGAAGTATACTCTTAAGAGACAACAGCTTACTTTTTTAAGTTTCTAATATCGAACCTGAATCCAAAGTATTGTAAAAAACTGAATATTAATCGTaggttttttaaatttctactgttaactacttattttgggggtaaaaagagaaaacaaaatattaaattgttgtaaaaatacttttaactgaaatgtttaaattaatatttaaattaaacaaattgaaatCTTATTTAAATGGAGAAATAcatttgattgtttaattaaggAAATGCATGGAAGAGTTGGCAAGTAAGcgtcttttttatttttaaatattcatctACAAAAGGGAGTCCGGACTCATTTTAAACTgaataaatcatataacataaaAATGACATAATGTTTTAGCACAAAAAAACCAGTAAATTGTCAGCATGTTAAGTTAGTACTGTAGcatatttaaaacaacaaacaagtgC
Encoded here:
- the LOC140047673 gene encoding uncharacterized protein, translating into METVTQPNTRVKPVFVKDDDIRNKNEDYIKEEDIYFALTDVINCDNLIGTQKVKNLWRIYINDHGERVKVITSGLSIKGKQVTVYDLNPYINADENLIRVLVKDIPLSVRNEEITNALKKLGCKIIGEIQLIKFRIQGKLSRFLNGDRAIFVERFKGSLPRFIKVNNFSARLFHKDQKFEITCFECGLTGHKINECPKKMDSIICHKCNMSGHFAKNCKGDKYVGLPHKLVINSTNTLPKLATNITKWIDNEEEYPHEVKEIEVGMGEEVQVEVDIEEETLMNVEEEEKVDIEEEDEEEEEKILDIIEEENKQDEATSNVIVVLEELLNKPVMPTNKPESIELDEKVQQIMKEAIDRVKTINQKDNEKMQPQDQKNEKKKQRKRDKKKSKQC